One Felis catus isolate Fca126 chromosome D3, F.catus_Fca126_mat1.0, whole genome shotgun sequence DNA segment encodes these proteins:
- the CASTOR1 gene encoding cytosolic arginine sensor for mTORC1 subunit 1 isoform X7 — MLNSEWCQMDAVPSWRLWGAFSRCLPSGQRDRSRGPKVRRLRGCRRGCKFFSLTETPEDYTLMVDEEGFKELPPSEFLQVAEATWLVLNVSSHSGAAVQAAGVTKIARSVIAPLAEHHVSVLMLSTYQTDFILVREQDLSVVIHTLSQEFNIYREVGGEPVPVARDDSSNGFPRSQHAGPSPTVHPIQSPQNRFCVLTLDPETLPAIATTLIDVLFYSYSSAALCPVLCLGFLAACDTRVPLTDVQGRSRCHSCNPFLYCEQTTPSHALVWSSASPGVQCLWNRRDLLPSPTST; from the exons CCAGATGCCTCCCATCGGGTCAGAGGGACCGATCTAGGGGGCCCAAAGTCCGACGCCTCCGGGGGTGTCGCCGCGG gtGCAAGTTCTTCAGCCTGACGGAGACCCCCGAGGATTACACGCTCATGGTGGACGAGGAGGGCTTcaaag AACTACCCCCATCTGAGTTCCTTCAAGTGGCTGAGGCCACATGGCTGGTGCTGAACGTGTCATCCCACAGTGGTGCAGCAGTGCAGGCTGCTGGGGTCACCAAAATCGCGCGCTCAGTCATTGCACCACTGGCCGAGCACCATGTGTCTGTGCTGATGCTGTCTACTTACCAGACGGACTTCATCCTG GTGCGGGAACAGGACCTGTCTGTGGTGATCCACACGCTATCCCAGGAGTTCAACATTTACAGAGAAGTGGGCGGGGAGCCTGTGCCTGTTGCCAGGGATGATTCCAGCAATGGCTTTCCCCGTTCTCAGCATG CAGGACCCAGCCCCACTGTGCATCCCATCCAGAGCCCACAGAACCGCTTCTGTGTCCTTACGCTGGACCCTGAGACACTGCCAGCCATTGCTACCACCCTCATCGATGTTCTCTTCTACTCATACAG TTCTGCAGCTCTGTGCCCTGTTCTATGTCTTGGGTTCCTGGCAGCCTGTGATACCCGTGTGCCCCTCACTGATGTTCAGGGAAGATCTCGATGCCACAGCTGCAACCCTTTCCTGTATTGTGAACAGACAACCCCGAGCCATGCCTTGGTCTGGTCCTCTGCCAGCCCTGGGGTCCAGTGTCTTTGGAACAGGCGAGATTTattgccctcccccacctccacctga
- the CASTOR1 gene encoding cytosolic arginine sensor for mTORC1 subunit 1 isoform X5 — protein sequence MLNSEWCQMDAVPSWRLWGAFSRCLPSGQRDRSRGPKVRRLRGCRRGCKFFSLTETPEDYTLMVDEEGFKELPPSEFLQVAEATWLVLNVSSHSGAAVQAAGVTKIARSVIAPLAEHHVSVLMLSTYQTDFILVREQDLSVVIHTLSQEFNIYREVGGEPVPVARDDSSNGFPRSQHAGPSPTVHPIQSPQNRFCVLTLDPETLPAIATTLIDVLFYSYRFPSDLLLTSSSGELWRMVRIGGQPLGFDECGIVAQIAGPLAAADISAYYISTFNFDHALVPEDGISSAIEVLQRRQDGQGS from the exons CCAGATGCCTCCCATCGGGTCAGAGGGACCGATCTAGGGGGCCCAAAGTCCGACGCCTCCGGGGGTGTCGCCGCGG gtGCAAGTTCTTCAGCCTGACGGAGACCCCCGAGGATTACACGCTCATGGTGGACGAGGAGGGCTTcaaag AACTACCCCCATCTGAGTTCCTTCAAGTGGCTGAGGCCACATGGCTGGTGCTGAACGTGTCATCCCACAGTGGTGCAGCAGTGCAGGCTGCTGGGGTCACCAAAATCGCGCGCTCAGTCATTGCACCACTGGCCGAGCACCATGTGTCTGTGCTGATGCTGTCTACTTACCAGACGGACTTCATCCTG GTGCGGGAACAGGACCTGTCTGTGGTGATCCACACGCTATCCCAGGAGTTCAACATTTACAGAGAAGTGGGCGGGGAGCCTGTGCCTGTTGCCAGGGATGATTCCAGCAATGGCTTTCCCCGTTCTCAGCATG CAGGACCCAGCCCCACTGTGCATCCCATCCAGAGCCCACAGAACCGCTTCTGTGTCCTTACGCTGGACCCTGAGACACTGCCAGCCATTGCTACCACCCTCATCGATGTTCTCTTCTACTCATACAG gtTCCCCAGTGACCTCCTGCTGACCAGCTCCTCGGGGGAGCTGTGGAGGATGGTGCGCATCGGTGGACAGCCCCTGGGCTTTG ATGAGTGTGGAATCGTGGCTCAGATCGCAGGGCCCCTGGCTGCGGCCGACATCTCTGCCTACTACATCAGCACCTTCAACTTTGACCATGCCCTG GTGCCTGAGGATGGCATCAGCAGCGCCATTGAGGTCCTCCAACGACGGCAGGACGGCCAGGGCTCCTGA
- the CASTOR1 gene encoding cytosolic arginine sensor for mTORC1 subunit 1 isoform X2 gives MLNSEWCQMDAVPSWRLWGAFSRCLPSGQRDRSRGPKVRRLRGCRRGCKFFSLTETPEDYTLMVDEEGFKELPPSEFLQVAEATWLVLNVSSHSGAAVQAAGVTKIARSVIAPLAEHHVSVLMLSTYQTDFILVREQDLSVVIHTLSQEFNIYREVGGEPVPVARDDSSNGFPRSQHGPSPTVHPIQSPQNRFCVLTLDPETLPAIATTLIDVLFYSYSAPKEAASGGPGPSSITFFAFSLIEGYISIVMDAETQKKFPSDLLLTSSSGELWRMVRIGGQPLGFDECGIVAQIAGPLAAADISAYYISTFNFDHALVPEDGISSAIEVLQRRQDGQGS, from the exons CCAGATGCCTCCCATCGGGTCAGAGGGACCGATCTAGGGGGCCCAAAGTCCGACGCCTCCGGGGGTGTCGCCGCGG gtGCAAGTTCTTCAGCCTGACGGAGACCCCCGAGGATTACACGCTCATGGTGGACGAGGAGGGCTTcaaag AACTACCCCCATCTGAGTTCCTTCAAGTGGCTGAGGCCACATGGCTGGTGCTGAACGTGTCATCCCACAGTGGTGCAGCAGTGCAGGCTGCTGGGGTCACCAAAATCGCGCGCTCAGTCATTGCACCACTGGCCGAGCACCATGTGTCTGTGCTGATGCTGTCTACTTACCAGACGGACTTCATCCTG GTGCGGGAACAGGACCTGTCTGTGGTGATCCACACGCTATCCCAGGAGTTCAACATTTACAGAGAAGTGGGCGGGGAGCCTGTGCCTGTTGCCAGGGATGATTCCAGCAATGGCTTTCCCCGTTCTCAGCATG GACCCAGCCCCACTGTGCATCCCATCCAGAGCCCACAGAACCGCTTCTGTGTCCTTACGCTGGACCCTGAGACACTGCCAGCCATTGCTACCACCCTCATCGATGTTCTCTTCTACTCATACAG tGCCCCCAAGGAGGCAGCCTCTGGTGGTCCTGGACCCAGCTCTATTACATTCTTTGCCTTCTCCCTCATCGAGGGCTACATCTCCATCGTCATGGATGCTGAGACGCAGAAAAA gtTCCCCAGTGACCTCCTGCTGACCAGCTCCTCGGGGGAGCTGTGGAGGATGGTGCGCATCGGTGGACAGCCCCTGGGCTTTG ATGAGTGTGGAATCGTGGCTCAGATCGCAGGGCCCCTGGCTGCGGCCGACATCTCTGCCTACTACATCAGCACCTTCAACTTTGACCATGCCCTG GTGCCTGAGGATGGCATCAGCAGCGCCATTGAGGTCCTCCAACGACGGCAGGACGGCCAGGGCTCCTGA
- the CASTOR1 gene encoding cytosolic arginine sensor for mTORC1 subunit 1 isoform X6 — MLNSEWCQMDAVPSWRLWGAFSRCLPSGQRDRSRGPKVRRLRGCRRGCKFFSLTETPEDYTLMVDEEGFKELPPSEFLQVAEATWLVLNVSSHSGAAVQAAGVTKIARSVIAPLAEHHVSVLMLSTYQTDFILVREQDLSVVIHTLSQEFNIYREVGGEPVPVARDDSSNGFPRSQHGPSPTVHPIQSPQNRFCVLTLDPETLPAIATTLIDVLFYSYRFPSDLLLTSSSGELWRMVRIGGQPLGFDECGIVAQIAGPLAAADISAYYISTFNFDHALVPEDGISSAIEVLQRRQDGQGS, encoded by the exons CCAGATGCCTCCCATCGGGTCAGAGGGACCGATCTAGGGGGCCCAAAGTCCGACGCCTCCGGGGGTGTCGCCGCGG gtGCAAGTTCTTCAGCCTGACGGAGACCCCCGAGGATTACACGCTCATGGTGGACGAGGAGGGCTTcaaag AACTACCCCCATCTGAGTTCCTTCAAGTGGCTGAGGCCACATGGCTGGTGCTGAACGTGTCATCCCACAGTGGTGCAGCAGTGCAGGCTGCTGGGGTCACCAAAATCGCGCGCTCAGTCATTGCACCACTGGCCGAGCACCATGTGTCTGTGCTGATGCTGTCTACTTACCAGACGGACTTCATCCTG GTGCGGGAACAGGACCTGTCTGTGGTGATCCACACGCTATCCCAGGAGTTCAACATTTACAGAGAAGTGGGCGGGGAGCCTGTGCCTGTTGCCAGGGATGATTCCAGCAATGGCTTTCCCCGTTCTCAGCATG GACCCAGCCCCACTGTGCATCCCATCCAGAGCCCACAGAACCGCTTCTGTGTCCTTACGCTGGACCCTGAGACACTGCCAGCCATTGCTACCACCCTCATCGATGTTCTCTTCTACTCATACAG gtTCCCCAGTGACCTCCTGCTGACCAGCTCCTCGGGGGAGCTGTGGAGGATGGTGCGCATCGGTGGACAGCCCCTGGGCTTTG ATGAGTGTGGAATCGTGGCTCAGATCGCAGGGCCCCTGGCTGCGGCCGACATCTCTGCCTACTACATCAGCACCTTCAACTTTGACCATGCCCTG GTGCCTGAGGATGGCATCAGCAGCGCCATTGAGGTCCTCCAACGACGGCAGGACGGCCAGGGCTCCTGA
- the CASTOR1 gene encoding cytosolic arginine sensor for mTORC1 subunit 1 isoform X1, producing MLNSEWCQMDAVPSWRLWGAFSRCLPSGQRDRSRGPKVRRLRGCRRGCKFFSLTETPEDYTLMVDEEGFKELPPSEFLQVAEATWLVLNVSSHSGAAVQAAGVTKIARSVIAPLAEHHVSVLMLSTYQTDFILVREQDLSVVIHTLSQEFNIYREVGGEPVPVARDDSSNGFPRSQHAGPSPTVHPIQSPQNRFCVLTLDPETLPAIATTLIDVLFYSYSAPKEAASGGPGPSSITFFAFSLIEGYISIVMDAETQKKFPSDLLLTSSSGELWRMVRIGGQPLGFDECGIVAQIAGPLAAADISAYYISTFNFDHALVPEDGISSAIEVLQRRQDGQGS from the exons CCAGATGCCTCCCATCGGGTCAGAGGGACCGATCTAGGGGGCCCAAAGTCCGACGCCTCCGGGGGTGTCGCCGCGG gtGCAAGTTCTTCAGCCTGACGGAGACCCCCGAGGATTACACGCTCATGGTGGACGAGGAGGGCTTcaaag AACTACCCCCATCTGAGTTCCTTCAAGTGGCTGAGGCCACATGGCTGGTGCTGAACGTGTCATCCCACAGTGGTGCAGCAGTGCAGGCTGCTGGGGTCACCAAAATCGCGCGCTCAGTCATTGCACCACTGGCCGAGCACCATGTGTCTGTGCTGATGCTGTCTACTTACCAGACGGACTTCATCCTG GTGCGGGAACAGGACCTGTCTGTGGTGATCCACACGCTATCCCAGGAGTTCAACATTTACAGAGAAGTGGGCGGGGAGCCTGTGCCTGTTGCCAGGGATGATTCCAGCAATGGCTTTCCCCGTTCTCAGCATG CAGGACCCAGCCCCACTGTGCATCCCATCCAGAGCCCACAGAACCGCTTCTGTGTCCTTACGCTGGACCCTGAGACACTGCCAGCCATTGCTACCACCCTCATCGATGTTCTCTTCTACTCATACAG tGCCCCCAAGGAGGCAGCCTCTGGTGGTCCTGGACCCAGCTCTATTACATTCTTTGCCTTCTCCCTCATCGAGGGCTACATCTCCATCGTCATGGATGCTGAGACGCAGAAAAA gtTCCCCAGTGACCTCCTGCTGACCAGCTCCTCGGGGGAGCTGTGGAGGATGGTGCGCATCGGTGGACAGCCCCTGGGCTTTG ATGAGTGTGGAATCGTGGCTCAGATCGCAGGGCCCCTGGCTGCGGCCGACATCTCTGCCTACTACATCAGCACCTTCAACTTTGACCATGCCCTG GTGCCTGAGGATGGCATCAGCAGCGCCATTGAGGTCCTCCAACGACGGCAGGACGGCCAGGGCTCCTGA
- the CASTOR1 gene encoding cytosolic arginine sensor for mTORC1 subunit 1 isoform X8, which yields MVDEEGFKELPPSEFLQVAEATWLVLNVSSHSGAAVQAAGVTKIARSVIAPLAEHHVSVLMLSTYQTDFILVREQDLSVVIHTLSQEFNIYREVGGEPVPVARDDSSNGFPRSQHAGPSPTVHPIQSPQNRFCVLTLDPETLPAIATTLIDVLFYSYSAPKEAASGGPGPSSITFFAFSLIEGYISIVMDAETQKKFPSDLLLTSSSGELWRMVRIGGQPLGFDECGIVAQIAGPLAAADISAYYISTFNFDHALVPEDGISSAIEVLQRRQDGQGS from the exons ATGGTGGACGAGGAGGGCTTcaaag AACTACCCCCATCTGAGTTCCTTCAAGTGGCTGAGGCCACATGGCTGGTGCTGAACGTGTCATCCCACAGTGGTGCAGCAGTGCAGGCTGCTGGGGTCACCAAAATCGCGCGCTCAGTCATTGCACCACTGGCCGAGCACCATGTGTCTGTGCTGATGCTGTCTACTTACCAGACGGACTTCATCCTG GTGCGGGAACAGGACCTGTCTGTGGTGATCCACACGCTATCCCAGGAGTTCAACATTTACAGAGAAGTGGGCGGGGAGCCTGTGCCTGTTGCCAGGGATGATTCCAGCAATGGCTTTCCCCGTTCTCAGCATG CAGGACCCAGCCCCACTGTGCATCCCATCCAGAGCCCACAGAACCGCTTCTGTGTCCTTACGCTGGACCCTGAGACACTGCCAGCCATTGCTACCACCCTCATCGATGTTCTCTTCTACTCATACAG tGCCCCCAAGGAGGCAGCCTCTGGTGGTCCTGGACCCAGCTCTATTACATTCTTTGCCTTCTCCCTCATCGAGGGCTACATCTCCATCGTCATGGATGCTGAGACGCAGAAAAA gtTCCCCAGTGACCTCCTGCTGACCAGCTCCTCGGGGGAGCTGTGGAGGATGGTGCGCATCGGTGGACAGCCCCTGGGCTTTG ATGAGTGTGGAATCGTGGCTCAGATCGCAGGGCCCCTGGCTGCGGCCGACATCTCTGCCTACTACATCAGCACCTTCAACTTTGACCATGCCCTG GTGCCTGAGGATGGCATCAGCAGCGCCATTGAGGTCCTCCAACGACGGCAGGACGGCCAGGGCTCCTGA
- the OSM gene encoding oncostatin-M isoform X1 translates to MFPEGLPLPPPSAPHPPHEVLANRPGGHKVAASPQGSQPGGVTPSRRRPELGHPACGHSLCGGRCSISIQGLDKDGLKEHCRERPGVFPSKDALQRLSRQEFLQILNTTLGHVLHRLRTLQKDIPKAQDLEKLNIAKLNIRGFKNNIHCMAQLLPGSLEKTEPTPTGPGASPSPTPISDAFQRRLEGCRFLHGYHRFMHSVGQVFREWGQSPSRSRRHSPRRGLRKGTHRTHLSSRNKRLMPRGWLPR, encoded by the exons ATGTTCCCAGaaggcctgcccctcccccccccctccgctccccacccacctcacGAGGTGTTGGCCAATCGCCCTGGCGGGCATAAAGTGGCTGCTAGCCCGCAGGGCTCCCAGCCAGGAGGTGTCACCCCCAGCAGGCGCCGGCCGGAGCTCGGGCACCCAGCATGCGGGCACAGCTTATGCGGAGGACGCTGCTCA ATCAGCATCCAAGGCCTGGACAAGGATGGTCTGAAGGAGCACTGTCGGGAGCGCCCCGGGGTCTTCCCCAGCAAAGATGCCCTGCAGCGGCTCAGCAGGCAGGAATTTCTGCAGATCCTTAACACCACACTGGGCCACGTTCTGCACAGACTGAGAACTTTACAGAAGGACATCCCCAAAGCCCAGGACTTAGAGAAGCTAAATATAGCAAAGTTAAACATTCGCGGGTTCAAGAACAATATCCACTGCATGGCCCAGCTGCTTCCAGGCTCCTTGGAGAAGACTGAGCCCACTCCGACAGGCCCAGGGGCTTCTCCGTCACCCACCCCCATCTCAGACGCCTTTCAGCGCAGGCTGGAGGGCTGCAGGTTCCTGCATGGCTACCACCGCTTCATGCACTCAGTGGGTCAGGTATTCCGAGAGTGGGGGCAGAGCCCGAGTCGGAGCCGGAGACACAGCCCCCGCCGGGGCCTGCGGAAGGGGACGCACAGGACGCATCTGTCCAGCAGGAATAAAAGACTCATGCCCAGAGGGTGGCTGCCCCGGTAG
- the OSM gene encoding oncostatin-M isoform X2, which yields MRAQLMRRTLLSLVLGLLFLSTPAMGSCLDNYQELLGQLQKQADFMQHTSMLLDPYISIQGLDKDGLKEHCRERPGVFPSKDALQRLSRQEFLQILNTTLGHVLHRLRTLQKDIPKAQDLEKLNIAKLNIRGFKNNIHCMAQLLPGSLEKTEPTPTGPGASPSPTPISDAFQRRLEGCRFLHGYHRFMHSVGQVFREWGQSPSRSRRHSPRRGLRKGTHRTHLSSRNKRLMPRGWLPR from the exons ATGCGGGCACAGCTTATGCGGAGGACGCTGCTCA gTCTGGTCCTCGGACTCCTGTTCCTGAGTACGCCGGCCATGGGCAGCTGTTTGGACAACTACCAAGAGCTCCTTGGGCAGCTCCAGAAGCAGGCGGACTTCATGCAGCACACCAGCATGCTCCTGGACCCCTAT ATCAGCATCCAAGGCCTGGACAAGGATGGTCTGAAGGAGCACTGTCGGGAGCGCCCCGGGGTCTTCCCCAGCAAAGATGCCCTGCAGCGGCTCAGCAGGCAGGAATTTCTGCAGATCCTTAACACCACACTGGGCCACGTTCTGCACAGACTGAGAACTTTACAGAAGGACATCCCCAAAGCCCAGGACTTAGAGAAGCTAAATATAGCAAAGTTAAACATTCGCGGGTTCAAGAACAATATCCACTGCATGGCCCAGCTGCTTCCAGGCTCCTTGGAGAAGACTGAGCCCACTCCGACAGGCCCAGGGGCTTCTCCGTCACCCACCCCCATCTCAGACGCCTTTCAGCGCAGGCTGGAGGGCTGCAGGTTCCTGCATGGCTACCACCGCTTCATGCACTCAGTGGGTCAGGTATTCCGAGAGTGGGGGCAGAGCCCGAGTCGGAGCCGGAGACACAGCCCCCGCCGGGGCCTGCGGAAGGGGACGCACAGGACGCATCTGTCCAGCAGGAATAAAAGACTCATGCCCAGAGGGTGGCTGCCCCGGTAG
- the OSM gene encoding oncostatin-M isoform X3 — translation MLALCDLGLVLGLLFLSTPAMGSCLDNYQELLGQLQKQADFMQHTSMLLDPYISIQGLDKDGLKEHCRERPGVFPSKDALQRLSRQEFLQILNTTLGHVLHRLRTLQKDIPKAQDLEKLNIAKLNIRGFKNNIHCMAQLLPGSLEKTEPTPTGPGASPSPTPISDAFQRRLEGCRFLHGYHRFMHSVGQVFREWGQSPSRSRRHSPRRGLRKGTHRTHLSSRNKRLMPRGWLPR, via the exons ATGCTGGCCTTGTGTGACCTGG gTCTGGTCCTCGGACTCCTGTTCCTGAGTACGCCGGCCATGGGCAGCTGTTTGGACAACTACCAAGAGCTCCTTGGGCAGCTCCAGAAGCAGGCGGACTTCATGCAGCACACCAGCATGCTCCTGGACCCCTAT ATCAGCATCCAAGGCCTGGACAAGGATGGTCTGAAGGAGCACTGTCGGGAGCGCCCCGGGGTCTTCCCCAGCAAAGATGCCCTGCAGCGGCTCAGCAGGCAGGAATTTCTGCAGATCCTTAACACCACACTGGGCCACGTTCTGCACAGACTGAGAACTTTACAGAAGGACATCCCCAAAGCCCAGGACTTAGAGAAGCTAAATATAGCAAAGTTAAACATTCGCGGGTTCAAGAACAATATCCACTGCATGGCCCAGCTGCTTCCAGGCTCCTTGGAGAAGACTGAGCCCACTCCGACAGGCCCAGGGGCTTCTCCGTCACCCACCCCCATCTCAGACGCCTTTCAGCGCAGGCTGGAGGGCTGCAGGTTCCTGCATGGCTACCACCGCTTCATGCACTCAGTGGGTCAGGTATTCCGAGAGTGGGGGCAGAGCCCGAGTCGGAGCCGGAGACACAGCCCCCGCCGGGGCCTGCGGAAGGGGACGCACAGGACGCATCTGTCCAGCAGGAATAAAAGACTCATGCCCAGAGGGTGGCTGCCCCGGTAG